The Temnothorax longispinosus isolate EJ_2023e chromosome 4, Tlon_JGU_v1, whole genome shotgun sequence genome has a window encoding:
- the LOC139812401 gene encoding putative gustatory receptor 28b, with protein sequence MVQEIMSGVKNLKQAIMPIIWLNCIFCMGIFEIPINRPRYYLSAFYVISMLTGYFIMLYKEFYIFQQLLIQEFMLYYFVVGVNVLVAVLAIILFWWKSENMNNIIKRNSIADNTLEALGIKSEYQKTFTNILCFMAIWIAGMITIFITYGVWAHRDIGYWALLCHEICLCFPIVINSVVDLTFVSFIRCIQVKFQKTNTLINNIVQYSANESNVFKIYNRHDNTSIAFVMANYENNKDKMHLIQTLRHLHLEITRIGQQINHAYCLQLLLELAVHFTIVTTNIYCVYCALFGQLRVIVNNERIIAMMVMACIYLFKITLVNWLCTSVSTEAYKTGEIIQSFEGSSIDNDMREEIHQFAQQLVLNPLNFTAADFFSINNRLTGKFLATVTTYVVILIQMNTSV encoded by the exons ATGGTTCAAGAGATAATGTCGGGTGTGAAAAATTTGAAGCAAGCGATTATGCCTATTATATGGCtcaattgtatattttgcatGGGTATTTTCGAAATACCCATAAATCGTCCACGATATTATCTAAGTGCTTTCTACGTTATTTCAATGTTGACGGGATATTTCATTATGCTTtacaaagaattttacattttccaACAACTATTAATTCaagaatttatgttatattattttgtcgtGGGAGTTAACGTCTTAGTTGCTGTCTTggctataattttattctggtGGAAATCAGAG AATatgaataacataattaagAGGAACAGTATAGCGGACAACACTTTAGAAGCACTGGGCATAAAATCAGAGTATCAGAAGACCTTCACCAATATTCTCTGTTTTATGGCTATCTGGATAGCAGGAATGATAACAATATTCATCACATATGGAGTATGGGCACATCGCGATATTGGATACTGGGCTCTCCTTTGTCACGAAATATGCCTGTGTTTTCCGATTGTTATAAACTCTGTAGTGGATCTCACCTTCGTCTCGTTTATCAG ATGTATTCAAGTAAAATTTCAGAAGACAAATACTCTAATCAACAATATAGTGCAATATAGTGCAAATGAATCAAATGTCTTCAAGATTTATAATCGGCACGATAATACGTCTATTGCATTTGTCATGGCAAACTATGAAAACAACAAAGACAAGATGCATCTCATTCAAACGCTAAG aCATTTACATTTGGAAATTACAAGAATAGGACAACAAATTAATCATGCTTACTGTCTGCAACTTCTGCTTGAATTGGCAGTCCATTTTACGATAGTGACAACGAATATTTACTGTGTATATTGTGCACTCTTTGGCCAGTTACGCGTGATAGTCAACAACGAAAGGATTATTGCCATGATGGTGATGgcatgcatttatttatttaaaattacattagtaAATTGGCTTTGTACAAGCGTGTCAACAgag GCATATAAAACCGGCGAAATTATACAATCTTTTGAAGGGTCTTCTATCGATAATGATATGAGAGAAGAG ATTCATCAATTTGCACAGCAACTAGTGCTTAATCCATTAAATTTTACCGCTGctgatttcttttcaattaataatcgtCTTACTGGCAAG ttcCTTGCCACGGTCACGACGTATGTTGTTATTCTAATACAAATGAACACATCCGTATAA